The following proteins are encoded in a genomic region of Saccharopolyspora antimicrobica:
- a CDS encoding response regulator transcription factor, with protein sequence MVPRVLVVDDEAGVRAALRRGLSAEGMEVTVAADGTEALRLALTGAFDVVVLDVMLPGLSGYRVLERMRGQDVTTPVLLISAKDGEVDQADGLDLGADGYLVKPFSFLVLVAQVRALLRRRDTAGRQVCLRVGELEIDRAGREVRWAGESIALSPREYGLLVALASHPEAVVPKDDLLRMVWGEEQFVTRNVVEVYIGYLRRKLAAAGAGELVQTVRGQGYRVCAQSA encoded by the coding sequence ATGGTGCCGCGCGTGTTGGTGGTGGACGACGAAGCCGGGGTTCGGGCCGCGCTGCGGCGCGGCCTCTCCGCCGAGGGCATGGAGGTGACCGTCGCCGCCGACGGCACCGAGGCCCTGCGCCTGGCGCTCACCGGTGCCTTCGACGTCGTCGTGCTCGACGTGATGCTGCCCGGCCTCTCCGGCTACCGGGTCCTGGAGCGGATGCGCGGCCAGGACGTCACCACGCCGGTGCTGCTGATCTCGGCGAAGGACGGCGAGGTCGACCAAGCCGACGGCCTGGACCTCGGGGCGGACGGTTACCTGGTCAAGCCCTTCTCCTTCCTGGTGCTGGTCGCGCAGGTCCGCGCGCTGCTGCGGCGGCGCGACACCGCTGGTCGTCAGGTGTGCCTGCGGGTCGGCGAGCTGGAGATCGACCGCGCGGGCCGCGAGGTCCGGTGGGCCGGGGAGTCGATCGCGCTCTCGCCCCGGGAGTACGGGCTGCTGGTCGCGCTGGCCAGCCACCCGGAGGCGGTGGTGCCCAAGGACGACCTGCTGCGCATGGTCTGGGGCGAGGAGCAGTTCGTCACCCGCAACGTCGTCGAGGTCTACATCGGTTACCTGCGCCGCAAGCTCGCCGCGGCCGGTGCCGGTGAACTGGTGCAGACCGTGCGCGGCCAGGGCTACCGGGTCTGCGCCCAGTCGGCATGA